The proteins below come from a single Piscinibacter gummiphilus genomic window:
- a CDS encoding adenylosuccinate synthase, which produces MQQKRSGHNVVVVGTQWGDEGKGKVVDWLTDHAQAVVRFQGGHNAGHTLVIKGVKTALQLIPSGIMRDGVKCFIGNGVVVDPSHLLSEIERLEAIGLDVRSRLYISESCPLILPFHVEVDRAREALRETSGAGKIGTTGKGIGPAYEDKVARRAMRVQDLKHPERFAKKLRELLELHNFALGGYLKSKPLEFQPIFDHAMKVAEALKPMLADVGYQLYTASQKGDNILFEGAQGTLLDIDHGTYPYVTSSNCVAGNAAAGSGLGPDMLHYVLGITKAYTTRVGSGPFPTELEWDTPGTVGNHLSVVGQERGTVTGRPRRCGWLDAALLKRSIIINGISGLCITKLDVLDGLPEIKVCVGYDLNGKRLDILPLDADEIDACVPIYDAFPGWTEKTAGITQWDQLPLNARRYLERVQEFIGAPIDMVSTGPDRDHTILLRHPYQA; this is translated from the coding sequence ATGCAACAGAAGCGCAGCGGCCACAACGTGGTCGTCGTGGGCACCCAGTGGGGTGACGAAGGCAAGGGCAAGGTCGTCGACTGGCTGACCGACCACGCGCAGGCGGTGGTGCGTTTCCAGGGTGGCCACAACGCCGGCCACACACTCGTCATCAAAGGCGTGAAGACAGCGTTGCAGCTGATCCCGTCGGGCATCATGCGCGATGGCGTGAAGTGCTTCATCGGCAACGGCGTGGTGGTCGATCCGAGCCACCTGCTGAGCGAGATCGAGCGCCTGGAAGCCATCGGCCTCGATGTCCGCTCGCGCTTGTACATCAGCGAATCCTGCCCGCTGATCCTGCCGTTCCACGTGGAAGTGGACCGTGCGCGCGAGGCGCTGCGTGAAACCAGTGGCGCCGGCAAGATCGGCACCACCGGCAAGGGCATCGGCCCGGCCTACGAAGACAAGGTGGCGCGTCGCGCGATGCGCGTTCAGGATCTGAAGCACCCCGAGCGCTTCGCGAAAAAGCTGCGCGAGCTGCTGGAGCTGCACAACTTCGCGCTCGGCGGTTACCTCAAGTCGAAGCCGCTCGAGTTCCAGCCGATCTTCGACCATGCGATGAAGGTCGCGGAAGCGTTGAAGCCGATGTTGGCCGATGTGGGCTACCAGCTCTACACCGCCAGCCAGAAGGGCGACAACATCCTCTTCGAAGGTGCACAAGGCACTCTGCTCGACATCGACCACGGCACTTATCCGTATGTGACCTCGAGCAACTGCGTGGCCGGCAACGCGGCCGCAGGTTCTGGCCTGGGCCCGGACATGCTGCACTACGTGCTCGGCATCACCAAGGCCTACACCACGCGCGTGGGCAGCGGCCCGTTCCCCACCGAGCTGGAATGGGACACGCCGGGCACGGTCGGCAACCACCTTTCCGTCGTGGGCCAGGAGCGCGGCACCGTCACCGGCCGCCCGCGCCGTTGCGGTTGGCTCGACGCTGCGCTGCTCAAGCGTTCGATCATCATCAACGGAATCTCGGGCCTGTGCATCACCAAGCTCGACGTGCTCGACGGCCTGCCGGAGATCAAGGTGTGCGTGGGCTACGACCTCAACGGCAAGCGCCTCGACATCCTGCCGCTCGATGCCGACGAGATCGACGCCTGCGTGCCGATCTACGACGCCTTCCCGGGCTGGACCGAGAAGACCGCCGGCATCACGCAATGGGACCAGCTGCCGCTGAATGCGCGCCGCTACCTCGAGCGCGTGCAGGAGTTCATTGGTGCGCCGATCGACATGGTCTCCACCGGGCCCGATCGCGACCACACCATCCTGCTGCGCCACCCCTACCAAGCTTGA
- a CDS encoding DUF2065 domain-containing protein: MSDLLLSALALMLVVEGLLPFLSPGAWRQVFQRALQLSDGQLRFLGLTSMILGLIALLLLWP; encoded by the coding sequence GTGTCGGATCTGCTGCTCAGCGCTCTGGCCTTGATGCTGGTGGTCGAAGGGCTGCTGCCCTTCCTGAGCCCCGGCGCATGGCGGCAGGTCTTTCAGCGGGCCTTGCAGTTGTCGGACGGGCAACTGCGATTTCTCGGCCTCACCAGCATGATCCTGGGGCTGATCGCCTTGCTGCTGCTCTGGCCCTGA
- the hflK gene encoding FtsH protease activity modulator HflK — protein MRGRFGHRPELVLNNGGRGEGPPDLDELWRDFNRKLSNLFGGKQRANSPGNGGPNFQPDMRGTGIGISLVAGLVVLVWAASGFFIVQEGQQAVVTSFGKYSHTVDAGFNWRFPYPFQANEVVAVTQLRSVEVGRSAVVQATGLRESSMLTKDENIVDIRFTVQYRLKDARAYLFENAKPDEAVIQAAESAVREIVGKSNMDQVLYEQRDEISSQLMALLQAQLDRLNTGILVVNVNVGSVQAPEQVQAAFDDAFRAGADREKAKNEGQAYANDVIPKARGSAARLHEEAEAYKARVVARAEGDAQRFSRVLAEYQKAPSVTRDRIYIDTMRDIYAGVSKVMADGRNNSNLLYLPLDKLIQQSAAPSPTQPATPSPVDTGTSTSAPGSAADVRLRDGQRSRDRDAR, from the coding sequence ATGCGCGGGCGATTCGGCCACCGGCCCGAGCTGGTGCTCAACAACGGTGGGCGCGGCGAGGGGCCGCCCGACCTCGATGAGCTGTGGCGCGACTTCAACCGCAAGCTGAGCAATCTTTTCGGCGGCAAGCAGCGCGCCAATAGCCCCGGCAACGGCGGCCCGAACTTTCAACCCGACATGCGTGGCACGGGCATCGGTATCAGCCTCGTGGCAGGTCTGGTGGTGCTGGTGTGGGCGGCGAGTGGCTTCTTCATCGTGCAAGAAGGCCAGCAAGCGGTGGTGACCTCGTTTGGCAAGTACAGCCACACGGTCGATGCTGGCTTCAACTGGCGCTTCCCGTACCCGTTCCAGGCGAACGAGGTCGTGGCCGTGACCCAGCTTCGCTCAGTCGAGGTGGGGCGCAGCGCCGTGGTGCAGGCCACGGGTCTGCGCGAATCGTCGATGCTCACGAAGGACGAGAACATCGTCGACATCCGCTTCACCGTGCAATACCGCCTGAAGGATGCGCGTGCCTATTTGTTCGAGAACGCCAAGCCCGATGAAGCGGTGATCCAGGCTGCCGAGTCGGCCGTGCGCGAGATCGTGGGCAAGAGCAACATGGACCAGGTGCTCTACGAGCAACGCGACGAGATTTCGTCGCAGCTGATGGCCTTGCTGCAGGCTCAGCTCGACCGACTCAACACCGGCATCCTCGTGGTCAACGTCAACGTCGGCAGCGTGCAGGCGCCCGAGCAGGTGCAGGCCGCGTTCGACGATGCCTTCCGTGCCGGTGCCGACCGTGAGAAGGCCAAGAACGAAGGCCAGGCGTATGCGAACGACGTGATTCCGAAGGCTCGCGGCAGCGCGGCGCGCCTCCACGAAGAGGCCGAGGCCTACAAGGCTCGCGTGGTTGCGCGTGCCGAGGGTGACGCACAGCGTTTCAGCCGCGTCTTGGCCGAGTACCAGAAGGCTCCCTCCGTCACGCGAGACCGCATCTACATCGACACCATGCGCGACATCTATGCCGGTGTGAGTAAGGTGATGGCCGATGGCCGCAACAACTCCAACCTGCTGTACCTGCCGCTGGACAAGCTGATCCAGCAATCCGCAGCACCATCGCCGACACAACCGGCAACCCCCTCGCCGGTGGACACCGGAACCTCCACGTCGGCACCCGGCAGTGCGGCAGATGTCCGCCTGCGTGACGGGCAGCGCAGCCGCGACCGCGACGCACGTTGA
- a CDS encoding phosphoribosyltransferase translates to MLTEDGKHLYVSWDEYHLLIERLALKVHASGWQFDQILCLARGGMRPGDVLSRVFDKPLGIMSTSSYRAEAGTIQGRLDMAKYITLPKGELAGRILLVDDLADSGVTLRAVVERLRSMPAITELRSAVIWTKGVSSYTPDYYVELLPTSPWIHQPFEEYDELRPDGLARKFAI, encoded by the coding sequence ATGTTGACCGAAGACGGCAAACACCTCTACGTTTCCTGGGACGAATACCACCTGCTGATCGAGCGTCTTGCGCTCAAAGTGCATGCATCGGGCTGGCAGTTCGACCAGATCCTGTGCCTTGCCCGGGGCGGCATGCGCCCCGGCGACGTGCTTTCGCGGGTGTTCGACAAGCCGCTCGGCATCATGTCGACGAGTTCGTACCGCGCGGAGGCCGGCACCATCCAGGGCCGGCTCGACATGGCGAAGTACATCACGCTGCCGAAGGGCGAACTCGCAGGCCGCATCCTGCTGGTCGACGATCTCGCCGACTCCGGTGTGACGCTCAGGGCGGTGGTGGAGCGCCTGCGCAGCATGCCCGCCATCACCGAGCTGCGCTCGGCGGTGATCTGGACCAAGGGAGTTTCGAGCTACACGCCCGACTACTACGTCGAACTGTTGCCCACGAGCCCGTGGATCCATCAGCCGTTCGAAGAGTACGACGAGCTGCGCCCGGACGGCCTGGCTCGGAAGTTCGCGATCTGA
- a CDS encoding tetratricopeptide repeat protein, translated as MATHLDLEEQEQLDQLKAFWKQYGNLITWVLILALGGYAGWMGWSNWQREQSVKAGVLFEELEKAAQAGDVEKTVRVFGDMKERFGRTGYAQQSALLTAKLQHEKGQGEAARATLGWAAENASEDEYRTVARLRLAGLLLDEKKYDEALKQLDGASSKEFAGLVADRRGDVLLAQGKKDDAKAAYLQAWRAIEETVEYRRIVEAKLAALGAAPAEAPKADAFSGAGK; from the coding sequence ATGGCCACGCATCTCGACCTCGAAGAACAAGAGCAGCTCGACCAGCTGAAAGCCTTCTGGAAGCAGTACGGCAATCTCATCACCTGGGTGCTGATCCTGGCGCTCGGCGGATACGCGGGCTGGATGGGCTGGAGCAACTGGCAGCGTGAACAGTCGGTCAAGGCCGGTGTGCTGTTCGAGGAGCTCGAGAAGGCCGCGCAGGCGGGCGATGTCGAGAAGACCGTACGCGTCTTCGGCGACATGAAGGAGCGCTTCGGCCGCACCGGCTATGCCCAGCAGAGCGCGTTGCTGACCGCGAAGCTGCAGCATGAGAAGGGGCAGGGCGAAGCGGCGCGCGCCACGCTCGGCTGGGCCGCCGAGAACGCGAGCGAAGACGAATACCGCACCGTCGCCCGCCTGCGCCTGGCCGGTCTCCTGCTCGACGAGAAGAAGTACGACGAAGCGCTGAAGCAGCTCGACGGAGCCAGCAGCAAGGAATTCGCAGGCCTCGTGGCCGACCGCCGTGGCGACGTCCTGCTCGCGCAGGGCAAGAAAGACGATGCCAAGGCGGCCTACCTGCAGGCCTGGAGGGCCATCGAGGAGACGGTGGAATACCGGCGCATCGTCGAAGCCAAGCTCGCTGCCCTGGGTGCGGCACCCGCTGAAGCGCCGAAGGCCGATGCCTTCTCCGGAGCCGGCAAATGA
- a CDS encoding ATP phosphoribosyltransferase regulatory subunit, with product MSSAWLLPEHIADVLPAQARRIEELRRDLLDGARGYGFELVMPPLLEHLDSLLSGAGRELDLKTFKLVDQLSGRTLGVRADTTSQVARIDAHLLNRRGVTRLCYCGPVLHTRPDGLHGTREPLQFGAEIYGHAGLEADLEVQELALDALRRAGITQLTLDMGDARIVRGLLAGLSLDASMLAQIYAALAAKDQAAMDAASAPLPDAARQGLRALLRLYGGQDVLQAARQELPAHPLIHAALDDLGWLAQHLRQAYPDVRIGFDLADHSGYAYYSGARFAIFSAGTSDALVRGGRYDEVGAVFGRNRPAAGFSTDLKQLVAVAPVRAMRPAIRAPWGEQPELRAAVRALREQGESVVCILPGHEHEGEEFACDRELALVEGQWLVRAL from the coding sequence ATGTCGTCTGCTTGGCTGCTGCCCGAGCACATTGCTGACGTCCTGCCTGCGCAGGCCAGACGCATCGAGGAACTCCGTCGCGACCTGCTCGACGGCGCTCGCGGCTACGGGTTCGAACTCGTCATGCCGCCGTTGCTGGAGCACCTGGATTCGCTGCTGTCCGGTGCTGGCCGCGAACTGGACCTCAAGACCTTCAAGCTCGTCGACCAGTTGAGTGGCCGCACCTTGGGTGTGCGTGCCGACACGACTTCGCAGGTTGCTCGCATCGACGCGCATCTGCTCAACCGCCGGGGTGTGACGCGCCTTTGCTACTGCGGGCCCGTGCTCCACACCCGGCCTGACGGTCTCCACGGCACGCGCGAACCCCTGCAGTTTGGCGCCGAGATCTATGGCCATGCCGGCTTGGAAGCCGATCTGGAAGTGCAGGAACTGGCTCTCGATGCCTTGCGCCGTGCTGGCATCACCCAGCTGACGCTCGACATGGGCGATGCACGCATCGTGCGGGGTTTGCTGGCCGGGCTGTCGCTCGATGCATCGATGCTGGCGCAAATCTACGCCGCGCTGGCCGCGAAGGACCAGGCCGCCATGGATGCCGCGTCAGCGCCGTTGCCGGACGCGGCGCGCCAGGGGCTGCGAGCGTTGCTCAGGCTCTACGGCGGCCAAGACGTGCTGCAGGCCGCCCGCCAGGAACTGCCAGCCCATCCGCTGATCCACGCTGCGCTGGACGACCTGGGTTGGCTCGCTCAGCACCTGCGGCAGGCGTATCCCGATGTGCGCATCGGTTTCGACCTGGCCGACCACAGCGGCTACGCGTACTACAGCGGGGCCCGATTCGCGATCTTCTCCGCCGGCACCAGCGACGCGCTGGTGCGCGGTGGGCGCTACGACGAGGTGGGCGCCGTTTTCGGCCGCAATCGCCCGGCGGCCGGCTTCAGCACCGACCTGAAGCAACTGGTGGCCGTGGCGCCCGTGCGCGCCATGCGGCCCGCCATTCGGGCACCCTGGGGCGAGCAGCCGGAGTTGCGCGCGGCCGTGCGTGCTTTGCGTGAGCAGGGCGAGTCGGTCGTGTGCATCCTGCCGGGGCACGAGCATGAAGGCGAAGAATTCGCCTGCGACCGTGAACTCGCCCTCGTCGAGGGCCAATGGCTCGTGCGCGCGCTCTGA
- the hfq gene encoding RNA chaperone Hfq, translating to MSNKGQLLQDPFLNLLRKEHVPVSIYLVNGIKLQGHIESFDQYVVLLRNTVTQMVYKHAISTVVPGRAVNFHAAEAPEQT from the coding sequence GTGAGCAACAAAGGGCAGCTTCTACAAGACCCGTTTTTGAACCTGCTTCGCAAGGAGCACGTTCCGGTGTCGATCTACCTTGTGAACGGCATCAAACTCCAGGGCCACATCGAGTCCTTCGACCAATATGTGGTGCTGTTGCGCAATACCGTGACGCAGATGGTCTACAAGCACGCGATCTCTACCGTCGTGCCAGGCCGTGCGGTGAACTTCCACGCCGCAGAGGCTCCGGAGCAGACCTGA
- the hflC gene encoding protease modulator HflC, with amino-acid sequence MNRIGTFAIGLIVLLMLVYSTLFIVDQKQFAVVYALGEIKEVITEPGLKFKQPPPLQNVVFLDRRVQTLDSPETRPIFTAEKKSLVIDWLIKWRVTEPRQFIRNSGTDMRNVEARLSPIVQGAFNEEVTKRTVQAMLSTDRDNVMQGVRTRLADEAKSFGIEIIDVRIKRVDFSANITGSVYGRMESERKRVANQLRSTGFAEAEKIRADAERQREVILAEAYRDAQSIKGDGDAKASAIYAEAFGRDPQFAKFYRSLEAYRASFQNRSDVMVVDPSSEFFRAMRGEMGGSSASGKKKSE; translated from the coding sequence ATGAATCGAATCGGAACCTTTGCCATCGGCCTCATCGTGCTGCTGATGCTGGTCTATTCCACGCTCTTCATCGTGGACCAGAAGCAGTTTGCAGTCGTCTATGCCCTGGGTGAGATCAAGGAAGTCATCACCGAGCCAGGGCTCAAGTTCAAGCAGCCGCCGCCGCTGCAGAACGTTGTCTTCCTCGACCGCCGAGTGCAGACACTCGACAGCCCCGAGACGCGCCCCATCTTCACCGCCGAGAAGAAGAGCCTCGTGATCGACTGGCTCATCAAATGGCGCGTGACCGAGCCTCGCCAGTTCATCCGCAACAGCGGCACCGACATGCGCAACGTCGAGGCGCGCCTGAGCCCGATCGTGCAGGGCGCCTTCAACGAAGAAGTCACCAAGCGCACGGTGCAGGCCATGCTCTCGACCGACCGCGACAACGTGATGCAGGGCGTGCGGACCCGCCTCGCCGATGAGGCGAAAAGCTTCGGCATCGAGATCATCGACGTGCGAATCAAGCGCGTGGACTTTTCCGCCAACATCACCGGCTCGGTTTACGGCCGCATGGAGTCAGAACGCAAGCGCGTGGCCAACCAGTTGCGCTCGACCGGCTTCGCCGAAGCCGAGAAGATCCGCGCCGACGCCGAGCGCCAGCGCGAAGTGATCCTCGCCGAGGCATATCGCGACGCCCAGTCGATCAAGGGTGATGGCGATGCGAAGGCTTCGGCGATCTACGCTGAGGCCTTCGGCCGCGACCCGCAATTCGCCAAGTTCTATCGCAGCCTCGAGGCCTACCGAGCCAGCTTCCAGAACCGTTCAGACGTGATGGTGGTCGATCCATCGAGCGAATTCTTCCGTGCGATGCGCGGTGAGATGGGCGGGTCGTCGGCCTCCGGCAAGAAGAAGAGTGAGTAG
- the hflX gene encoding GTPase HflX: MTAAAPTAAPAAGDSPRAILVGVDLGGRSHFDETLDELALLAESAGDVPVARVIAKRKAPDPALFVGSGKADEIKALVEGHKAEAVLFDQALSPAQQRNLERHLGVAVADRTMLILEIFGARAQSHEGKLQVELARLQYLSTRLVRRWSHLERQRGGIGTRGGPGEAQIELDRRMIGERIKSVKERLVKVKRQRGTQRRSRERSGTFRVSLVGYTNAGKSTLFNALVKARAYAADQLFATLDTTTRQFYLEDIDTTASLSDTVGFIRDLPHKLVEAFEATLQEAADADLLLHVVDAASPVLDEQMAEVQRVLQEIGADGIPQILVYNKLDNLAESQRPHVLSDVLERDGGVRVPRVFVSALNGTGLPELRRLISAAVTEGRRPGLNFGEAASDSTEPEPRHETEAEDDPRATRRQL, encoded by the coding sequence TTGACAGCAGCGGCACCAACCGCCGCCCCGGCGGCGGGCGATTCCCCTCGCGCCATCCTGGTGGGTGTCGACCTTGGCGGTCGTTCCCATTTCGACGAGACCCTCGACGAACTCGCCTTGCTTGCCGAATCGGCGGGCGATGTGCCGGTCGCGCGTGTCATCGCCAAGCGGAAGGCGCCCGATCCGGCGCTCTTCGTGGGCTCCGGCAAGGCCGATGAGATCAAGGCGCTCGTCGAAGGCCACAAGGCCGAAGCGGTGCTGTTCGACCAGGCCTTGTCGCCCGCACAGCAGCGCAACCTCGAGCGCCACTTGGGCGTGGCCGTGGCCGATCGCACGATGCTCATCCTCGAGATCTTCGGCGCGCGGGCGCAGAGCCACGAAGGCAAGCTGCAAGTCGAGTTGGCCCGGCTGCAGTACCTGTCCACGCGCCTTGTGCGCCGCTGGAGCCACCTGGAGCGGCAGCGGGGCGGCATCGGCACCCGCGGTGGCCCCGGTGAAGCCCAGATCGAACTTGACCGGCGCATGATCGGCGAGCGCATCAAGTCGGTGAAAGAGCGACTGGTGAAGGTCAAGCGGCAGCGCGGCACACAGCGGCGCTCGCGTGAGCGCAGCGGCACCTTCCGCGTTTCGCTCGTCGGCTACACCAATGCGGGCAAGTCGACCTTGTTCAATGCGCTGGTCAAGGCGCGAGCCTATGCGGCCGACCAGCTGTTTGCCACGCTCGACACCACGACCCGCCAGTTCTACCTGGAAGACATCGACACCACCGCATCGCTGTCGGACACGGTCGGCTTCATCCGCGACCTGCCTCACAAGCTCGTCGAAGCCTTCGAGGCCACGCTGCAGGAGGCGGCCGATGCCGATCTCTTGCTGCACGTGGTCGATGCCGCGAGCCCGGTGCTCGACGAACAGATGGCCGAGGTTCAGCGTGTGCTGCAGGAAATCGGTGCAGACGGCATTCCGCAGATCCTCGTCTACAACAAACTCGATAATCTCGCCGAATCGCAGCGGCCCCATGTCTTGAGCGATGTGCTCGAGCGTGACGGCGGTGTGCGCGTTCCCCGTGTTTTTGTGAGCGCGCTGAATGGCACAGGGCTGCCCGAACTGCGGCGCCTGATCTCCGCCGCGGTGACGGAAGGCCGGCGCCCCGGCTTGAACTTCGGCGAGGCGGCGTCAGATTCCACCGAACCCGAGCCCCGGCATGAGACCGAGGCCGAAGACGACCCCAGAGCGACCAGACGACAACTCTGA
- the bamB gene encoding outer membrane protein assembly factor BamB, with protein sequence MTLWSRRIGAWAICAVLVGCAGSGRPDPTPLQALEAKVSGKRVWREDIGKVTFPLAVSVNGGVFTVADDSGLVLALQADTGKEVWRAEVGAKLSAGVGSDGRFTSVVTRDNQLVTLQAGKVSWRKPLPSRVVTAPLVAGERVFVVAVDRSVHAFDALDGRKLWTYQRPSDALNLASASVLMPFRDTLVVGQGAKLVGLDPLVGTPRWEATLASPRGTNEVERLADVVGPAARVRDVFCARAYQAAVACVNAERGSTVWTRNAGGIVGVGADDQMVVGVDASDRVNAWKTSDGTPAWTIEGLLYRSLSAPVVLGKAVVVGDVKGMVHWFARDTGEAVLRLPTDGSAIRSTPAASGLTLLVVTTDGGLYAFRPE encoded by the coding sequence ATGACCTTGTGGTCGCGCCGTATCGGCGCCTGGGCGATCTGTGCAGTGCTCGTGGGATGCGCGGGTTCCGGCCGACCCGACCCAACCCCGCTGCAAGCCCTGGAGGCCAAGGTCTCCGGCAAGCGGGTGTGGAGAGAGGACATCGGCAAGGTGACGTTCCCGCTGGCCGTGTCCGTGAACGGCGGCGTCTTCACCGTGGCCGACGACAGCGGCCTGGTGCTCGCCTTGCAGGCGGACACCGGCAAGGAAGTCTGGCGGGCCGAGGTGGGAGCCAAGCTGAGCGCCGGCGTGGGCAGTGACGGCCGTTTCACGAGCGTCGTGACGCGCGACAACCAGCTCGTCACGCTGCAGGCCGGCAAGGTGTCTTGGCGCAAGCCGCTGCCGTCGCGCGTGGTCACCGCCCCGCTGGTGGCGGGTGAGCGTGTGTTCGTGGTGGCGGTCGATCGTTCGGTGCACGCATTCGATGCACTCGATGGCCGCAAGCTGTGGACCTATCAACGCCCGAGCGACGCCCTCAACCTGGCCAGTGCCAGCGTGCTGATGCCGTTCCGGGACACCCTGGTGGTCGGGCAGGGCGCCAAGCTCGTGGGGCTCGACCCCTTGGTCGGAACGCCTCGTTGGGAAGCGACCCTGGCATCGCCGCGCGGCACCAACGAAGTCGAACGCCTGGCCGACGTGGTGGGCCCTGCGGCGCGCGTGCGAGACGTGTTCTGCGCCCGCGCCTATCAAGCGGCGGTCGCCTGCGTGAATGCTGAGCGTGGCAGCACGGTCTGGACGCGCAATGCCGGCGGCATCGTCGGCGTCGGCGCCGATGACCAGATGGTGGTCGGCGTGGACGCGAGTGATCGGGTGAACGCCTGGAAGACGAGCGACGGCACACCCGCCTGGACCATCGAAGGCCTGCTCTACCGCAGCCTGAGCGCGCCCGTGGTGCTCGGCAAGGCGGTGGTCGTGGGCGACGTGAAGGGCATGGTGCACTGGTTCGCACGCGATACCGGCGAGGCGGTACTGCGCCTGCCCACCGACGGCAGTGCAATCCGAAGCACGCCGGCCGCGTCGGGCCTGACGCTGCTGGTGGTCACGACCGATGGCGGGCTGTATGCCTTCCGTCCCGAGTGA
- the der gene encoding ribosome biogenesis GTPase Der, which translates to MKPVIAVVGRPNVGKSTLFNRMTKSRDAIVADYSGLTRDRHYGDGRLADREYIVVDTGGFEPDSSTGIVKEMAKQTRQAVAEADAVIFVVDLRAGLSAQDHDIARYLRTANKKVFLAANKAEGMSESPLLGELYELGMGAPHPISSAHGQGIRSLLDAVLADFPFDEPHEEEGAGEQPPIRLAVAGRPNVGKSTLINTWLGEERLVAFDMPGTTRDAIRIPFERHGQKFELIDTAGLRRKGKVFEAIEKFSVVKTLQAIASADVVLLLLDATQGVTEQDAHIAGYILESGRAVVLAVNKWDAIDDYQRETLERSIAQRLAFLKFAPVLRISALKRQGLGPLWQSIADAHASATRKMSTPVLTRLLHEAVEFQTPKRSGGFRPKLRYAHQGGMSPPVIVIHGNSLEHVTDVYKRFLEQRFRDHFKLVGTPLRIEMRSSKNPYADKD; encoded by the coding sequence ATGAAACCAGTGATTGCGGTGGTGGGCCGCCCGAACGTGGGCAAGTCCACCCTGTTCAACCGCATGACCAAAAGCCGCGACGCAATCGTGGCCGACTATTCCGGGCTGACGCGCGACCGGCACTACGGTGACGGCCGCCTGGCCGACCGCGAGTACATCGTCGTCGACACCGGCGGCTTCGAGCCCGACAGTTCCACCGGCATCGTCAAGGAAATGGCCAAGCAGACGCGCCAGGCCGTCGCCGAAGCCGATGCGGTGATCTTCGTCGTCGACCTCAGGGCGGGTTTGTCTGCGCAGGACCACGACATCGCGCGTTACCTGCGCACGGCCAACAAGAAGGTCTTTCTCGCGGCCAACAAGGCCGAAGGCATGAGCGAGTCGCCGCTGCTGGGTGAGTTGTACGAGCTCGGCATGGGCGCACCGCACCCGATCTCGTCCGCACACGGCCAGGGCATTCGCAGCCTGCTCGATGCGGTACTGGCCGATTTCCCGTTTGACGAGCCGCACGAAGAAGAGGGCGCTGGCGAGCAACCGCCGATCCGCCTGGCCGTGGCCGGCCGCCCCAACGTGGGCAAGTCGACCCTCATCAATACCTGGCTCGGCGAAGAGCGCCTTGTTGCCTTCGACATGCCGGGCACGACGCGCGATGCGATCCGCATACCGTTCGAGCGTCACGGCCAGAAGTTCGAGCTGATCGACACGGCCGGCCTGCGCCGCAAGGGCAAGGTGTTCGAGGCGATCGAGAAGTTCTCGGTGGTCAAGACCTTGCAGGCGATCGCCAGTGCCGATGTGGTGCTGTTGCTGCTCGATGCCACGCAAGGCGTCACTGAGCAGGATGCCCACATCGCCGGATACATCCTCGAAAGCGGCCGCGCGGTGGTACTGGCCGTGAACAAGTGGGACGCCATCGACGACTATCAGCGCGAGACCCTGGAGCGCTCGATTGCCCAGCGCTTGGCGTTCCTAAAGTTCGCGCCGGTGCTGCGCATCTCAGCGCTCAAGCGGCAGGGGCTCGGGCCGCTGTGGCAGTCGATCGCCGACGCCCATGCCTCGGCCACGCGCAAGATGAGCACGCCGGTGCTGACGCGCCTCTTGCACGAGGCGGTGGAATTCCAGACGCCCAAACGCTCCGGTGGCTTCCGCCCGAAGCTGCGCTATGCGCACCAGGGTGGGATGAGCCCGCCGGTGATCGTGATCCACGGCAACTCGCTCGAACACGTGACCGACGTCTACAAGCGCTTCCTGGAGCAGCGCTTTCGTGATCATTTCAAGCTGGTGGGCACACCGCTGCGCATCGAGATGCGCTCCAGCAAGAACCCCTACGCCGACAAAGACTAG